Proteins encoded in a region of the Zea mays cultivar B73 chromosome 4, Zm-B73-REFERENCE-NAM-5.0, whole genome shotgun sequence genome:
- the LOC118476998 gene encoding uncharacterized protein produces the protein MEVIKIGLTPETWPGLIGFPVLDAVNIIRQERPDITEVRVLPPNEAPSPLVEGTVRVCIYNDIVNGQAVVVTPDPYIG, from the coding sequence ATGGAGGTAATCAAGATTGGTTTAACACCCGAAACATGGCCCGGTTTGATTGGCTTCCCAGTTTTAGATGCAGTTAATATTATTCGTCAAGAGAGGCCAGATATAACAGAAGTTCGGGTACTCCCTCCAAATGAGGCCCCGTCACCACTCGTGGAAGGTACCGTACGTGTTTGTATCTACAACGACATCGTCAACGGTCAGGCTGTTGTGGTTACCCCAGACCCATATATTGGCTAG
- the LOC100275980 gene encoding uncharacterized protein LOC100275980, translated as MEAIKIGLTPETWPGVVGFPVLDAINIIRQERPDITEVRVLPPNEAPSPLVEGTVRVCIYNDIVNGQAVVVRPEPYIG; from the coding sequence ATGGAGGCAATCAAGATTGGTTTAACACCCGAAACATGGCCCGGTGTGGTTGGCTTCCCGGTTTTAGATGCAATTAATATTATCCGTCAAGAGAGGCCAGATATAACAGAAGTTCGAGTACTACCTCCAAATGAGGCCCCATCACCACTCGTGGAAGGCACTGTACGTGTTTGTATCTACAACGACATCGTCAATGGTCAGGCCGTTGTGGTTAGACCAGAGCCATATATTGGCTAG